In the Gammaproteobacteria bacterium genome, one interval contains:
- a CDS encoding sigma-54-dependent Fis family transcriptional regulator — MQHSEVDSVNHVRFVQSVVNGTHGGGEEVESQIARSWQRCFKEHHLDPAGRHEPVLLARTELLERQDRTARLLEVAKLEMANLYQQVAGSGYAILLADADGVIVNYIGDPQFTSAAARSGLQNGAVWSELTQGTNGMGTCLIEKKPLVVHHKDHFFARNTILTCSAAPIFSPQDELVAVLNAAGESSMAQQHTKVLINMSAQMIENRLFLGAYKDRFLVRFHSRPEFVSTLGEGVIAFNDHGVACAVNRSALFQLGVASKDCLIGKRIENIFDLSMNSLLALAARRPFQPAPIHDTNSGRRFFAAIQSPEQNAPSAPFKSEEASGRERKALDGNAFQGLEFGDAQMMENIRRAEKILGKDIPAILYGETGTGKGRFAKALHLAGGRSGKAFVAVNCAAIPETLIESELFGYKPGAFTGARRDGSRGKIVQANGGTLFLDEIGDMPPQLQARLLRVLEDKEVMPLGGESPIKVDIHVISATHCDLAKLIEEGRFRRDLFYRLHGISLCMPPLRERTDRRRLIKHLLKTETGPAAAVRIQPEVMKTLENHEWPGNIRQLRNCLRTLLALCEDNTIDMDDLDAELLLGRNPAQLPSCHAEDEAPQQDNPLACAERDAIVRELEGMRWNVTKVAGRLELSRNTLYRKMRRYGIKPPR, encoded by the coding sequence ATGCAGCATTCAGAGGTCGATAGCGTCAATCACGTCAGATTCGTGCAGTCGGTTGTCAACGGCACTCACGGTGGCGGCGAGGAAGTCGAAAGCCAGATTGCCCGTTCATGGCAGCGTTGTTTTAAAGAACATCATCTGGACCCGGCTGGCCGGCACGAGCCGGTGCTGCTCGCCCGCACGGAACTCCTGGAACGGCAGGATCGCACCGCCCGCCTGCTCGAGGTCGCCAAACTGGAAATGGCGAATCTTTACCAGCAGGTCGCAGGCTCTGGCTACGCGATTCTGCTGGCGGACGCGGACGGCGTAATCGTCAACTACATCGGCGATCCGCAGTTTACCAGCGCGGCCGCACGGAGCGGACTGCAGAACGGCGCCGTGTGGAGCGAGCTGACGCAGGGGACGAATGGCATGGGCACCTGCCTGATCGAGAAGAAACCTTTGGTCGTGCATCATAAGGATCATTTTTTTGCGCGCAATACCATTTTGACCTGCTCCGCGGCGCCGATCTTCTCGCCCCAAGACGAATTGGTGGCCGTGCTGAACGCGGCTGGCGAGTCCAGCATGGCGCAGCAGCATACTAAAGTCCTGATCAACATGTCTGCCCAGATGATCGAGAACCGCCTCTTTCTCGGTGCCTACAAGGATCGTTTTCTGGTGCGTTTTCACAGCCGTCCAGAGTTCGTAAGCACCTTGGGCGAAGGCGTGATTGCGTTCAATGACCACGGCGTCGCCTGCGCGGTGAATCGCAGCGCGCTGTTCCAGTTGGGCGTGGCGTCGAAAGACTGTCTGATCGGCAAACGGATCGAGAACATCTTCGATCTGAGCATGAACAGCCTACTGGCGCTGGCCGCGCGGCGGCCGTTTCAACCCGCGCCGATCCACGACACCAACAGCGGACGGCGCTTCTTCGCGGCCATTCAGTCGCCCGAACAGAATGCGCCGTCGGCGCCGTTTAAGTCCGAGGAGGCATCAGGCCGCGAGCGCAAGGCGCTTGACGGCAATGCTTTTCAGGGGCTTGAGTTCGGCGATGCGCAGATGATGGAGAATATCCGGCGCGCGGAAAAAATACTGGGCAAGGACATCCCGGCCATCCTGTACGGCGAAACCGGCACCGGCAAAGGACGCTTCGCCAAGGCGCTACATCTCGCCGGCGGCCGTTCCGGAAAGGCATTCGTCGCAGTCAACTGCGCGGCAATTCCAGAAACGCTGATCGAAAGCGAATTGTTCGGCTACAAGCCCGGCGCGTTCACCGGCGCGCGCCGTGACGGCAGCCGCGGCAAGATCGTGCAGGCCAACGGCGGCACTCTGTTTCTGGACGAGATCGGCGACATGCCCCCGCAGCTGCAGGCGCGTCTGCTGCGCGTGCTGGAAGACAAGGAAGTGATGCCGCTGGGCGGCGAATCCCCAATTAAAGTCGACATTCACGTGATCAGCGCCACCCACTGCGACCTGGCGAAACTCATCGAGGAAGGCAGGTTCCGACGGGATCTGTTCTACCGGCTGCACGGCATCAGTCTGTGCATGCCGCCGCTGCGCGAACGCACCGACCGCCGCCGGCTGATCAAGCATCTGCTCAAGACCGAAACCGGCCCCGCCGCCGCGGTCAGGATTCAGCCCGAAGTCATGAAGACGCTGGAGAACCACGAGTGGCCGGGCAACATCCGGCAGTTGCGCAATTGCCTGCGCACCCTGCTGGCGCTGTGCGAAGACAACACCATCGACATGGACGACCTGGACGCCGAACTTCTTCTGGGGCGCAATCCGGCGCAACTACCGTCGTGTCACGCCGAGGACGAAGCCCCGCAACAGGACAATCCACTGGCGTGCGCCGAACGCGATGCCATAGTGCGCGAGCTCGAAGGAATGCGCTGGAATGTCACCAAGGTCGCCGGACGGCTCGAGTTGAGCCGCAATACGCTTTACCGCAAGATGCGGCGTTACGGTATCAAACCCCCGCGCTGA
- a CDS encoding dihydropteroate synthase, protein MPEHILFLTGKLAERSLQQVLEGMQPTEFTYHVHQIGISVAALMSTDLISRRLKGTFDVDRMVLPGHCRGDIDALSHQFGVTVERGPKELKDLPQYFGREAAQVDLSRFDVRIFAEIVDAPDLSIEKILERAQEYRRDGADVIDLGCLPATPFPHMADAVQALKQAGFQVSVDSLDADDLRRGAEAGADYLLSLTEQSLALADEVDATPVLIAAETSELDSLFRAIDTLLARDRRFIADAVLDPIHAGFTDSLLRYHALRQRYPDIEIMMGTGNLTELTHADTAGNTALLMGIISELAIGHILTTEVSPHCRTVIRECDRARRIMYAARAQSTPPRLIDEGLLALHERRPFPYNLDEVKATAAAVKDPNYRIQVTEEGVHIYNRDGFHSGHDRQDPLIFYPHLDVADDGGHAFYLGMELARAQIAWQLGKQYSQDEELKWGFAVEQPAEDLEQFAEEGSTLKDRRQKRAQTSKKRRQHKA, encoded by the coding sequence TTGCCCGAGCACATTCTGTTCTTGACCGGCAAGCTCGCCGAGCGGAGCTTGCAGCAGGTGCTCGAGGGTATGCAGCCGACCGAATTCACTTACCACGTGCATCAGATTGGCATCAGCGTGGCTGCGCTGATGTCTACCGACCTTATCAGTCGCCGTCTCAAGGGAACCTTCGACGTCGATCGTATGGTCCTGCCCGGCCACTGCCGCGGCGACATCGACGCGCTGTCCCATCAATTCGGCGTGACGGTCGAACGGGGACCCAAGGAACTGAAAGACCTGCCGCAGTACTTCGGACGTGAGGCCGCGCAAGTCGATCTGAGCCGGTTCGACGTGCGCATCTTCGCCGAGATCGTGGATGCGCCGGATCTGTCGATCGAAAAAATCCTCGAGCGCGCGCAAGAATATCGTCGCGACGGCGCCGACGTGATCGATCTGGGCTGTCTGCCCGCCACGCCGTTCCCGCACATGGCGGACGCGGTGCAAGCCTTGAAGCAGGCGGGCTTTCAGGTCAGCGTCGATTCGCTGGACGCCGACGATCTGCGGCGCGGCGCAGAGGCGGGCGCGGATTACCTGTTGAGTCTGACCGAACAAAGTCTGGCGCTCGCCGATGAAGTCGACGCCACACCAGTGCTGATTGCCGCCGAAACAAGCGAACTCGATTCGCTGTTTCGCGCGATCGATACCTTGCTTGCGCGCGACCGGCGCTTCATTGCCGACGCGGTGCTGGACCCCATCCACGCGGGATTTACCGATTCGCTTCTGCGCTATCACGCCTTGCGGCAGCGTTATCCAGACATCGAAATCATGATGGGCACCGGCAACCTCACCGAGCTGACACACGCCGACACCGCCGGCAATACCGCGTTGCTAATGGGGATTATTTCAGAGCTGGCCATCGGTCATATTCTTACCACGGAGGTCAGCCCGCACTGTCGCACCGTGATACGCGAGTGCGATCGCGCGCGACGCATCATGTATGCTGCGCGCGCGCAGAGCACACCGCCGCGCCTCATCGACGAGGGGCTGCTGGCACTGCACGAACGCCGCCCATTCCCGTACAATCTCGACGAGGTCAAGGCCACCGCCGCGGCCGTCAAGGACCCCAATTACCGCATCCAGGTCACCGAGGAAGGCGTGCACATTTACAACCGGGACGGGTTTCATTCAGGCCACGATCGCCAGGATCCCCTCATTTTCTATCCGCATCTGGATGTCGCGGACGACGGCGGTCATGCGTTTTATCTCGGCATGGAACTGGCGCGCGCGCAGATCGCTTGGCAGCTTGGCAAGCAGTACAGTCAGGACGAGGAACTTAAATGGGGCTTCGCGGTAGAGCAGCCCGCGGAAGACCTGGAGCAATTCGCGGAAGAAGGGTCCACCCTCAAAGACCGGCGCCAGAAACGCGCCCAGACCAGCAAGAAACGCCGGCAACATAAGGCATGA
- a CDS encoding DUF447 family protein produces the protein MIRECIVTTRCEDGNAHVAPMGVHVSVAPAGAQVSDNALMIAPFKPSATLENLLREGNACINYTDDVRVFAGCLTGRRDWPVRAADHIQGLRLADSLAHAEVEIARIDGDELRPRFHCRVVFEATHASFRGYNRAQAAVLELAILVSRLDRLPLDKIESEIEYLKIAIEKTAGPRERQGWEWLMASIDAHDKRAPS, from the coding sequence ATGATCCGCGAGTGCATCGTCACCACCCGCTGCGAAGACGGTAACGCACATGTCGCGCCCATGGGCGTGCACGTAAGCGTCGCGCCCGCAGGCGCGCAAGTAAGCGATAATGCGCTGATGATCGCGCCGTTCAAGCCCTCCGCGACCTTGGAAAATCTGCTGCGCGAGGGCAATGCCTGTATCAACTACACAGACGATGTGCGCGTGTTCGCCGGCTGTTTGACCGGGCGACGCGACTGGCCGGTGCGCGCCGCGGATCATATCCAGGGCTTGCGGCTCGCTGATTCTCTCGCGCACGCCGAGGTCGAAATCGCGCGTATCGACGGAGACGAACTGCGGCCGCGGTTCCACTGCCGGGTGGTATTCGAGGCGACGCACGCGTCGTTTCGCGGCTACAACCGCGCGCAGGCCGCCGTACTCGAACTGGCGATTCTGGTGAGCCGTCTCGACCGTCTGCCGTTAGATAAAATTGAAAGCGAGATCGAATACTTGAAAATTGCAATCGAGAAAACCGCCGGGCCGCGCGAGCGCCAGGGGTGGGAGTGGCTGATGGCGAGCATTGACGCGCATGACAAGCGCGCTCCGTCATGA
- a CDS encoding (5-formylfuran-3-yl)methyl phosphate synthase gives MTRLLASVTNIEEAELVISAGADIVDLKDPARGALGALPLSRIRAIVNAVAGRRPVSATIGDLPADPDALSWTVNDTAATGVDFVKVGLFGPEYFDQCLHALAHNAAAGVPLVAVLFADRQPYSNVVARIADTGFKGVMLDTADKAGGGLRQHLSLEELSAFVAAARAQGLLTGLAGSLRMADIGPLLAADADYLGFRTALCGGHARTAAVDPAAVVAIRACLRRAETYEPSTSTWIRATIDASDA, from the coding sequence ATGACCCGCCTGCTCGCCAGCGTCACGAATATCGAAGAAGCCGAGCTGGTGATCAGCGCCGGCGCGGATATCGTGGACCTCAAGGATCCGGCGCGCGGCGCGCTCGGCGCGCTGCCGTTGTCGAGGATTCGAGCAATCGTAAACGCGGTCGCAGGACGGCGTCCCGTTAGCGCCACAATCGGCGATCTGCCGGCCGACCCCGATGCATTATCGTGGACCGTCAACGACACCGCGGCCACCGGCGTGGATTTCGTCAAGGTCGGCTTGTTCGGCCCGGAATACTTCGACCAATGCCTGCATGCGCTAGCGCACAATGCGGCCGCTGGTGTCCCCCTCGTGGCCGTGTTGTTCGCGGACAGGCAACCTTACTCTAATGTCGTGGCTCGCATAGCGGACACGGGTTTCAAAGGCGTCATGCTCGACACGGCCGATAAAGCCGGCGGCGGCCTGCGCCAGCATCTGTCCCTGGAGGAGTTATCGGCATTTGTGGCCGCGGCCAGGGCACAAGGTCTGCTGACAGGGCTGGCGGGCAGCCTGCGCATGGCGGACATCGGACCGTTGCTTGCCGCCGACGCCGATTACCTTGGCTTTCGCACCGCGTTATGCGGCGGTCATGCGCGCACCGCCGCTGTCGATCCCGCGGCGGTGGTCGCCATACGGGCCTGCCTGCGCCGGGCGGAAACCTACGAACCATCGACATCGACATGGATTCGCGCGACGATCGACGCATCGGATGCATAG
- a CDS encoding aromatic ring-hydroxylating dioxygenase subunit alpha produces MSAVTDVLPDSQDYSNTARDLRATGIHPDYWYPVSRSQDVRRGKPLGVSFAGEPIVLVRTASDDLFALEDRCAHRQVPLRAGVVVGERLQCGYHRWTYDRTGRCVNVPYLNKDKSLPNGVRSYPCREAYGLVFVFPGDVNTQHEVPFPDVPSADDPRYKTRYLDRRVNCHYSFMHENLMDMNHQFLHRRLMGGIRTMFRELRSGENWIEADYTFSRASGRQPLGEKFMLGRRPAPTEQRPKDLMTIRTEYPYQTLRFWTAGSQEPALDLWNAYIPVDRAQRINHTYGLMMIRRPAIPGLITLLWPFITWFTNSIFAEDRWIVEEEQKAFDMQGADWNQEVFPVMRGLKKLLTEQGVPLNI; encoded by the coding sequence ATGTCTGCCGTCACCGATGTTTTGCCTGACTCACAGGATTATTCGAATACCGCGCGGGACCTGAGAGCGACCGGGATTCATCCGGACTACTGGTACCCGGTCAGCCGCTCACAAGACGTAAGGCGGGGCAAGCCGCTGGGCGTTTCATTCGCGGGCGAGCCCATCGTGCTGGTGAGAACCGCGAGCGACGATTTGTTCGCGCTGGAGGATCGATGCGCGCACCGGCAGGTGCCGCTACGCGCGGGTGTAGTGGTCGGTGAGCGCCTGCAGTGCGGCTATCATCGCTGGACTTACGATCGCACCGGCAGATGCGTCAATGTGCCGTATCTGAACAAGGACAAGTCGCTTCCCAACGGCGTGCGCAGCTACCCTTGCCGGGAGGCGTACGGGCTCGTGTTCGTGTTTCCCGGCGATGTGAACACGCAGCATGAAGTCCCTTTTCCGGACGTGCCGTCAGCCGACGACCCCCGTTACAAAACGCGCTACCTCGATCGGCGGGTCAACTGCCACTATTCGTTCATGCACGAGAACCTGATGGACATGAACCATCAGTTTCTGCATCGCAGGCTGATGGGCGGCATCAGGACGATGTTCAGGGAACTGCGCAGCGGCGAGAACTGGATAGAGGCCGATTACACATTCTCTCGCGCGAGCGGGCGACAGCCGCTGGGCGAAAAGTTCATGCTGGGCAGGCGACCCGCGCCCACCGAGCAGCGTCCGAAGGATTTGATGACCATCCGCACCGAGTACCCCTATCAGACCTTAAGGTTCTGGACTGCTGGTAGCCAGGAACCCGCGCTCGATCTATGGAATGCATACATCCCGGTGGATCGCGCGCAGCGTATCAATCACACCTACGGCCTGATGATGATCAGGCGGCCCGCCATTCCCGGCCTGATCACTCTGTTGTGGCCCTTCATCACCTGGTTCACCAACAGCATTTTCGCGGAAGACCGCTGGATCGTGGAAGAGGAGCAGAAGGCGTTCGACATGCAGGGCGCCGACTGGAACCAAGAAGTTTTTCCGGTCATGCGCGGACTCAAGAAATTGCTGACCGAGCAGGGCGTGCCGCTGAATATCTAA
- a CDS encoding CDP-alcohol phosphatidyltransferase family protein: MSHDTWLHRSVRASVRPLIDTPVTPNHITTARLVSGLAAAAMFALDWQYWAAAMFLLSMLLDRADGELARASGKSSPWGHQYDLIADTSCNALAFVGIGIGLRDGLFCASAIPMGIVAGAAIICILWWVTRVEQQHGRRAGELRALPRFDPDDAMIVIPAAALLDWMAPLLAAATVGAPLFAWAAYQLHWRGLLDEKTDLP; encoded by the coding sequence ATGAGTCACGACACCTGGTTACACCGCAGCGTGCGCGCCAGCGTACGACCGCTGATCGATACACCGGTGACGCCCAATCACATCACCACGGCTCGCCTGGTGTCGGGTCTCGCGGCGGCGGCGATGTTCGCGCTGGATTGGCAGTACTGGGCGGCGGCGATGTTTCTGCTGTCCATGCTGCTGGATCGAGCCGATGGCGAACTGGCGCGCGCCAGCGGCAAGTCCAGCCCTTGGGGTCACCAGTACGACCTGATTGCCGATACCTCGTGCAACGCGCTGGCTTTCGTCGGCATCGGTATCGGCCTGCGCGATGGTCTGTTTTGTGCGTCGGCCATACCCATGGGTATCGTCGCGGGTGCGGCGATCATCTGCATACTGTGGTGGGTTACGCGAGTCGAGCAGCAGCATGGACGCCGCGCCGGTGAACTGCGCGCATTACCGCGCTTCGATCCCGATGACGCGATGATCGTGATTCCCGCGGCCGCGCTGCTCGACTGGATGGCGCCGCTGCTGGCGGCGGCCACGGTCGGAGCGCCCCTGTTCGCGTGGGCAGCGTACCAATTGCACTGGCGGGGACTGCTGGACGAGAAAACTGATCTGCCTTAA
- a CDS encoding 2-aminoethylphosphonate--pyruvate transaminase: MILLNPGPVTLSPEVRQALSGPDLCHRESEFADLQASIRDSLLRVYGLSDDAWAAVLLAGSGTAAVEAMLTSLVPRDGRLLVIENGVYGERMTAIAHAHGIEHRALAHPWESQLEIKGIEELLNAQPELSHIGVAHHETTTGRLNELAALGELCRARGVHLLVDAVSSFGAEPIDFEQPGIAACAATANKCLHGAPGVSFVIARREQLSAGTARSVYLDLANYCREQDRRDTPFTQPVHVFYALKQALVEFEAQGGRTARHDHYRALADKLRHGLAALGIEPLVAKSQASVVLSAYRLPVDITYETLHDGLKTRGFIIYAGQAKFASTIFRVAVMGAITTADIDRLLAAFHTVLQV; the protein is encoded by the coding sequence ATGATTCTGCTGAATCCCGGACCCGTCACGCTCTCGCCGGAAGTGCGTCAGGCGCTGTCCGGTCCCGATCTCTGCCATCGCGAATCGGAATTCGCCGATTTGCAGGCATCGATCCGCGACAGCTTGTTGCGCGTCTACGGGCTCTCGGACGATGCGTGGGCGGCCGTGCTGCTTGCGGGTTCCGGCACCGCCGCGGTGGAAGCGATGCTGACCAGCCTGGTGCCACGCGACGGCAGGCTGCTGGTCATTGAAAACGGCGTCTACGGAGAGCGCATGACCGCCATCGCCCACGCGCATGGCATCGAACACCGCGCGCTTGCGCATCCCTGGGAAAGTCAACTTGAGATCAAAGGCATAGAGGAGTTACTGAACGCGCAGCCGGAACTTAGTCACATCGGGGTAGCGCATCACGAGACCACGACGGGTCGCCTCAACGAGCTGGCGGCGCTGGGTGAGTTGTGCCGCGCGCGCGGTGTGCACCTGCTGGTCGACGCGGTGAGCAGCTTCGGCGCGGAACCAATCGATTTCGAGCAACCCGGCATCGCCGCCTGCGCTGCTACCGCGAATAAATGTCTGCACGGCGCGCCCGGCGTATCGTTTGTCATCGCACGGCGGGAGCAGTTGTCAGCGGGGACGGCGCGATCGGTTTATCTGGATCTGGCGAACTACTGCCGCGAACAGGACCGGCGTGACACGCCGTTCACCCAGCCGGTGCATGTTTTCTACGCGCTGAAGCAGGCGCTCGTCGAGTTCGAAGCGCAGGGCGGCAGGACCGCGCGGCATGATCACTATCGCGCGCTCGCGGACAAGCTCAGGCATGGGCTCGCGGCTCTGGGTATCGAACCGCTGGTGGCGAAGAGTCAGGCCTCGGTGGTGCTGAGCGCGTACCGGCTGCCCGTGGACATAACCTACGAGACCTTGCACGACGGCTTAAAGACGCGCGGCTTCATCATTTACGCGGGACAGGCCAAGTTCGCGAGCACTATTTTTCGCGTGGCCGTGATGGGCGCGATCACGACGGCCGATATCGATCGCCTGCTAGCCGCATTCCACACAGTCCTGCAAGTATAG
- the aepY gene encoding phosphonopyruvate decarboxylase, with protein MIEARDFVERARDFGYHRYAGVPCSFLTPFIDYAIADDNLVYVSSANEGDAVAICAGAFLGGQRPIAMMQNSGLGNAVNPLVSLAHAFRIPMLLIVTLRGDPELNDEPQHQLMGEMTGGVLDAMRIPWEYFPTDAGRIEETLRRAESHMSDMMRPYALVMRKDSVARSDSTQRHKLRYDRDQKARIGGAHTLTARLSRAKVLQRVVEMTAQPNTVVIATTGYTGRELYALSDRPNHLYMVGSMGCASSLGLGLAMTRPDLRVVVIDGDGAALMRMGNFATLGAYGGGNLVHILLDNEAHDSTGAQATVSNNVSFAGIARACGYPIALEDDNLSILDHLLGGTGRIGPRFGCLKIRTGTLEVLPRPTLSPAEVRARFMAHIGAPSTPSTGPA; from the coding sequence ATGATCGAGGCGCGGGACTTCGTCGAGCGCGCACGCGACTTCGGTTACCACCGCTATGCCGGAGTGCCGTGCTCGTTTCTGACGCCGTTCATCGATTACGCGATCGCCGACGACAATCTGGTTTACGTGTCATCCGCCAACGAAGGCGACGCGGTCGCGATTTGCGCGGGCGCGTTTCTGGGTGGGCAGCGCCCGATCGCCATGATGCAGAATTCCGGGCTGGGCAACGCGGTCAACCCGCTGGTGTCGCTGGCGCATGCGTTTCGCATTCCGATGCTGCTGATCGTGACCTTGCGCGGCGATCCGGAGCTTAACGATGAGCCGCAACATCAGCTCATGGGCGAGATGACCGGTGGTGTGCTGGACGCGATGCGTATTCCCTGGGAATACTTCCCGACCGACGCTGGCCGCATCGAAGAGACCTTGCGGCGTGCCGAGTCGCACATGAGCGACATGATGCGCCCCTACGCGCTGGTCATGCGCAAGGATTCGGTGGCGCGCTCCGACTCGACGCAGCGGCACAAGCTGCGTTACGACCGCGACCAGAAGGCGAGGATCGGCGGCGCACATACGCTCACGGCGCGCCTCTCGCGCGCGAAGGTTCTGCAACGTGTGGTCGAGATGACCGCGCAGCCCAACACGGTTGTTATCGCGACTACCGGTTACACGGGCCGCGAGTTGTACGCGCTCTCCGATCGGCCGAATCACTTATATATGGTCGGTTCCATGGGGTGCGCGTCATCGCTGGGGCTGGGACTAGCGATGACGCGCCCGGACCTGCGGGTGGTCGTCATCGATGGCGACGGTGCGGCATTGATGCGCATGGGCAATTTCGCGACCCTGGGCGCCTACGGCGGCGGCAATCTGGTGCACATTCTGCTCGACAACGAGGCGCACGATTCGACCGGCGCGCAGGCGACGGTATCCAACAATGTTTCGTTTGCCGGCATTGCCCGTGCGTGTGGTTATCCAATCGCGCTTGAGGATGACAACCTCTCGATTCTGGATCATCTGCTCGGCGGCACGGGCAGGATTGGACCGCGCTTCGGTTGCCTCAAGATTCGCACCGGCACACTTGAAGTTCTGCCGCGCCCGACCTTGTCGCCGGCCGAGGTGCGCGCACGCTTTATGGCGCACATCGGCGCGCCGTCGACGCCCTCAACCGGGCCGGCATGA
- the aepX gene encoding phosphoenolpyruvate mutase, with protein sequence MQTPSKSAQLRALLNSPQLEFIMEAHNGISARIVEEAGFKGIWASGLAISAQFGVRDNNEASWTQVVDMLEFMCDATSIPILLDGDTGYGNFNNTRRLVKKLEQRGVAGVCIEDKLFPKTNSFIEGVRQPLCDVDEFSGKIKAGKDSQLDPDFCVVARIEALVAGWGLDEALHRARAYQDAGADAILIHSAQSQATEVLAFAQRWENRLPLVIVPTKYYSTPTEVFLMAGISTVIWANHMLRGAVAAMRRVAEEIQTTQTIASVEDHIAPVREIFRLQGADELAGAEKRYFAAGTIRHSVVLAATRGRGLEALTENCPKVMLSIGDKPLLQRLVDEFKSQQVHHTAVVAGYKAEAIDLSGVQVLRNPDYMISGELASLACAREAIREDTVITYGDLLFRRYILSDLLDMRGEIMVVIDSVLPREASRDYRDLAWCSRPDDHALFHEDVDLLRVAYHANHDDDQPSGRWIGMLRVVGPGREWLLEEMDDLRERADFDSLGVTDLLNRLIETGRRVKVLYIHGHWLDVNRMEDLSRASDFAHGQQRHAGPERES encoded by the coding sequence ATGCAGACTCCCTCGAAAAGCGCTCAGCTCCGCGCGCTGTTAAATTCGCCGCAGCTCGAATTCATCATGGAGGCGCACAACGGTATCAGCGCCCGCATTGTCGAGGAAGCGGGATTCAAGGGCATCTGGGCCAGCGGTCTGGCGATCTCCGCGCAGTTCGGCGTGCGTGACAACAACGAGGCGAGCTGGACGCAGGTTGTGGACATGCTGGAATTCATGTGTGACGCGACCTCGATTCCCATTCTGCTGGACGGTGATACGGGTTACGGCAATTTCAACAACACGCGGCGGCTGGTGAAAAAGCTCGAGCAGCGCGGCGTGGCCGGCGTATGCATTGAAGACAAATTATTTCCCAAGACCAACAGCTTCATCGAGGGCGTGCGCCAGCCCCTGTGCGATGTCGATGAATTCAGCGGCAAGATCAAGGCCGGCAAGGACAGCCAGCTCGATCCGGATTTTTGCGTGGTGGCGCGGATCGAGGCACTGGTCGCCGGCTGGGGGCTGGATGAGGCGCTGCACCGCGCGCGCGCCTATCAGGACGCGGGCGCGGACGCGATACTGATACACAGCGCGCAGTCGCAGGCCACCGAGGTGCTGGCGTTCGCGCAGCGCTGGGAAAATCGCCTGCCGCTCGTGATCGTCCCGACCAAATATTACAGCACGCCCACCGAAGTGTTTCTCATGGCGGGCATCAGCACGGTGATATGGGCAAATCACATGCTCCGTGGCGCGGTGGCGGCCATGCGGAGAGTCGCCGAGGAAATTCAGACCACACAGACGATCGCCAGCGTGGAAGATCACATCGCGCCGGTCAGGGAGATTTTCCGCCTGCAGGGCGCGGACGAACTGGCCGGCGCGGAAAAGCGCTATTTCGCCGCCGGCACGATCCGGCATTCGGTGGTGCTCGCGGCCACGCGCGGCCGGGGGCTGGAGGCGCTCACCGAGAATTGTCCCAAGGTCATGCTGTCCATCGGCGACAAGCCGCTCCTGCAGCGTCTGGTGGACGAATTCAAGAGCCAGCAGGTACATCACACGGCGGTCGTGGCCGGCTACAAGGCCGAGGCCATCGATCTGAGCGGCGTCCAGGTGCTACGCAATCCTGACTACATGATCAGCGGCGAGCTTGCTTCGCTGGCCTGCGCGCGCGAGGCCATCAGGGAGGACACCGTCATCACCTATGGCGATCTGCTGTTTCGCCGTTACATTCTGTCCGACCTGCTGGACATGCGCGGCGAGATCATGGTGGTGATCGACTCCGTACTGCCGCGCGAAGCGAGCCGCGACTATCGTGATCTCGCGTGGTGCTCGCGCCCCGACGACCATGCCCTGTTCCACGAGGACGTCGATCTCTTGCGTGTCGCGTACCACGCGAACCATGACGACGATCAGCCTTCCGGACGCTGGATCGGCATGCTGAGAGTGGTGGGACCGGGCCGGGAATGGCTGCTCGAAGAAATGGACGATCTGCGAGAGCGTGCGGACTTCGACAGCCTCGGTGTCACCGACTTGCTCAACCGCCTGATCGAGACGGGTAGACGTGTGAAGGTGCTCTACATTCATGGCCACTGGCTGGACGTGAATCGCATGGAGGATTTGAGCCGCGCCAGTGATTTCGCGCATGGTCAGCAGCGGCATGCGGGGCCTGAGCGCGAGTCATGA